The segment ATCGTTCAAGTTGCGATGCTAATGGATATCCAAATGGAAGTAATGCAAGTTGTAGTTTTCCGTATGGTGTCGAAAAACAAATTTTTAAGGGCGTAATTACTTTTAAAAATACAAATTGTTGCAAATTTAGATTGTATTATAGTATTTATGCTCGTAATGGTGCAATAACCACTTGTTGTTCAGGTGAGTCATTATACATATATTCAGAACTCGATCGGTGCACAAGTCCACAGAATAGCTCACCTGCCATAACCAGTGACCCACTGGCGATGGTTTGTAAAGGGAACTGCACTACATACAATATGGGTATTATTGATACTGTGAATCAGGATTCCATATCATATCATTTAGCCAAAGCATTATATGATTATGGTTCATCCTGCACATACTATGGCTTATATTCATACAAGCAACCCCTCTATTATGATGGATTCCCAAAAACTACCCAGTTTGATCCAAAAACATGCACAGGTTTTGAGTTAGATTCTCTTAACGGGGATTTGAAATTTAATCCTCAGCAACAACAAGTATGCGTGATCGCATTTGATGTAAAAGAATGGCGAAAAGATAGCAATTGTGTTGCTCAATTAATAGGAACGACCCATATTGATTTCATGTTGACTGTGGTTGCCAATTGTACGAATAGACCGCCCACCCTGCCACAAAATCCAAAGGTTTACGGTTTTGCAGGTGATAAAATTTGTTTCAATACTATACAATCATCCGATTCTGATAAAAAAGATACTGTTAAAGTTAGTTGGAATAATTCTATAAGTGCGGCTACTTTTAAAACTTCCTACCCTAATGGAGGTACAAAACAGCAATTCGATTTTTGTTGGCAAACTTCTTTAGCTGATAGCAGTAATAAACCCTATTATTTTACTGCGTTTGCTAGTGACGATGCTTGCCCACTGCAAGGCCGCACTGCACGCAGTTATGCTGTGGTAGTAAGTAAAAAACCTGAGGTCGCTCGTCAAATAACAGGTTTAGGTTGTGGTATGATAAAGCTTGATGCGATTCCTTTGAATCAAAATATATGCAATGAAAAATATACCTATGCTTGGAATGTAAATGGCGTAATATATAATGGTAAAAACACACAAGCTGCAATAAAAACAGGAGGAAATGTATATGTATTATTATCTGTATCAGTAAATGGCTGTACCGCAAATTTCTATGATACATTTTATGTTCAACCATTTTTAAATATTGATTTGGGTGGTGATACTTCTTTATGCTTGGGTGCTACTTATCATATAAGAGCAAGTCCCTCAAATGGCATTCCTCCTTATAAATACCAATGGTTACAAGGAAATGCAAATGATACGCTCGACAACTTCACAGTCACTGTTCAAAACAAAACATCAATCGTTTGCAAAATAACAGATAGTGTAGGGTGCTCGAATTATGACACCGTCAATATACATCTATTAACCACGCCAACGCCCTATATCCCCGACCAAAGAAAATGTGATGGAGATATTATATATTTTGATGCGACAACAAACAATAATAATGTGAAAGCAT is part of the Bacteroidota bacterium genome and harbors:
- a CDS encoding T9SS type A sorting domain-containing protein; this translates as MLNNLRNLIILGLILSSLSIKASHAMGGYIEYKNLGQDSFEVSVTLYKDCKGVSIGSSITLDVEGIGCSYSKNYTLNKSKCADVTPVCKKSCSRCNRSSCDANGYPNGSNASCSFPYGVEKQIFKGVITFKNTNCCKFRLYYSIYARNGAITTCCSGESLYIYSELDRCTSPQNSSPAITSDPLAMVCKGNCTTYNMGIIDTVNQDSISYHLAKALYDYGSSCTYYGLYSYKQPLYYDGFPKTTQFDPKTCTGFELDSLNGDLKFNPQQQQVCVIAFDVKEWRKDSNCVAQLIGTTHIDFMLTVVANCTNRPPTLPQNPKVYGFAGDKICFNTIQSSDSDKKDTVKVSWNNSISAATFKTSYPNGGTKQQFDFCWQTSLADSSNKPYYFTAFASDDACPLQGRTARSYAVVVSKKPEVARQITGLGCGMIKLDAIPLNQNICNEKYTYAWNVNGVIYNGKNTQAAIKTGGNVYVLLSVSVNGCTANFYDTFYVQPFLNIDLGGDTSLCLGATYHIRASPSNGIPPYKYQWLQGNANDTLDNFTVTVQNKTSIVCKITDSVGCSNYDTVNIHLLTTPTPYIPDQRKCDGDIIYFDATTNNNNVKAYSWEDTLTGNIVSTSRYYQTNKSQYLHVSLIDTNGCVGDAYVNAFHNAPVKSSLASNNYQCEYDSILLATKGLDSAIWTKLGDSTIVYNGTNYTMKFDSTTTLVIFGYNTNASLTCSGYDTTIITVVPKPSILLTPIYYTCKGYNTTLSASGKQNYSYKWNTGDTTYNTKASLSGYYGVLATDTFGCKDTATTELKNFPSQSVSINIANDTLIANNSNFAIYDWYYNSNYDTTTNIPWRYITQTGDYTLKATDTNGCVVTANTLTIKTLKSGIYTVPNAYGIKVYPNPSTGIYIIETPFIINDIMIYDLTGRAINNTSANNKTIDLSAQPEGIYLLQINKNIWVKLGKL